The Gordonia sp. KTR9 genome contains a region encoding:
- the rpsA gene encoding 30S ribosomal protein S1 — MSSPTITSPQVAVNDIGTAEDFLAAIDSTIKYFNDGDIVEGTIVKVDRDEVLLDIGYKTEGVIPSRELSIKHDVDPNEVVNVGDEVEALVLTKEDKEGRLILSKKRAQYERAWGTIEELKEKDEAVKGTVIEVVKGGLILDIGLRGFLPASLVEMRRVRDLQPYIGKEIEAKIIELDKNRNNVVLSRRAWLEQTQSEVRSEFLHQLQKGQVRKGVVSSIVNFGAFVDLGGVDGLVHVSELSWKHIDHPSEVVAVGDEVTVEVLDVDLDRERVSLSLKATQEDPWRQFARTHAIGQIVPGKVTKLVPFGAFVRVDEGIEGLVHISELAERHVEVPDQVVAVGDDAMVKVIDIDLERRRISLSLKQANEDYTEEFDPSKYGMADSYDEQGNYIFPEGFDAETNEWLEGFEKQREAWEARYAEAERRHKMHTAQMEKFAAAAAEAANAPTDYSSATESRGGSSSSSSSTGGSSAGGSLASDEQLAALREKLSGNA, encoded by the coding sequence ATGTCGTCCCCCACGATCACCTCGCCGCAAGTAGCCGTCAATGACATCGGCACTGCCGAGGACTTTCTCGCCGCCATCGACTCCACGATCAAGTACTTCAACGATGGCGACATCGTGGAAGGCACCATCGTCAAGGTCGACCGGGACGAGGTTCTGCTCGACATCGGTTACAAGACCGAAGGCGTCATCCCTTCTCGCGAACTGTCGATCAAGCACGACGTCGACCCCAATGAGGTCGTCAACGTCGGTGACGAGGTCGAGGCCCTGGTTCTCACCAAAGAGGACAAAGAAGGTCGTCTGATCCTCTCCAAGAAGCGCGCGCAGTATGAGCGTGCGTGGGGCACCATCGAGGAGCTCAAGGAGAAGGACGAGGCCGTCAAGGGCACCGTCATCGAGGTCGTCAAGGGCGGCCTGATCCTGGACATCGGGCTGCGCGGCTTCCTCCCGGCATCGCTGGTGGAGATGCGTCGCGTCCGCGATCTGCAGCCGTACATCGGCAAGGAGATCGAGGCCAAGATCATCGAGCTCGACAAGAACCGCAACAACGTGGTCCTGTCGCGTCGTGCATGGCTCGAGCAGACCCAGTCCGAGGTCCGCAGCGAGTTCCTGCACCAGCTGCAGAAGGGCCAGGTCCGCAAGGGCGTCGTGTCCTCGATCGTCAACTTCGGTGCGTTCGTCGATCTCGGCGGTGTCGACGGTCTGGTTCACGTCTCCGAGCTGTCCTGGAAGCACATCGATCACCCGTCCGAGGTCGTCGCAGTCGGCGACGAGGTCACCGTCGAGGTCCTCGACGTCGATCTGGACCGCGAGCGTGTGTCGCTGTCGCTCAAGGCAACCCAGGAAGATCCGTGGCGTCAGTTCGCCCGCACCCATGCGATCGGTCAGATCGTGCCGGGCAAGGTCACCAAGCTGGTGCCGTTCGGTGCGTTCGTCCGCGTCGACGAGGGCATCGAGGGTCTGGTCCACATCTCCGAGCTGGCCGAGCGCCACGTCGAGGTGCCGGATCAGGTTGTCGCCGTCGGTGACGACGCGATGGTCAAGGTCATCGACATCGACCTGGAGCGTCGCCGGATCTCGCTGAGCCTCAAGCAGGCCAACGAGGACTACACCGAGGAGTTCGACCCCTCGAAGTACGGCATGGCCGACAGCTACGACGAGCAGGGCAACTACATCTTCCCCGAGGGCTTCGACGCCGAGACCAACGAATGGCTCGAAGGCTTCGAGAAGCAGCGTGAGGCATGGGAGGCCCGGTACGCCGAGGCCGAGCGTCGCCACAAGATGCACACGGCCCAGATGGAGAAGTTCGCCGCTGCCGCCGCCGAGGCCGCCAACGCCCCGACCGACTACTCGTCGGCGACGGAGAGCCGCGGAGGCTCCTCGTCGAGCAGCAGCTCGACCGGTGGGTCGTCGGCGGGCGGATCGCTGGCCAGCGACGAGCAGCTCGCTGCGCTCCGCGAGAAGCTGTCGGGCAACGCCTGA
- a CDS encoding DEAD/DEAH box helicase: MPTLLSAGEPGDSSASGPVAESVHAWQRTLAGDFATSLPLAAHAEVDPTGTAMTTAEFARSAMRDCLAAEDALRISLRASLRPYQIRGVAWLARTAEVTGGAVLADEMGLGKTVQAIGLLTLRAHEGPQLVVCPTSLVTNWAHEMTRFAPTLDVHTGPLDHTPEAPGSVAVISYARLRLSIEAIRRYPWATVVFDEAQALKNPRTQVSRAARSIDARARIALTGTPIENSLDDLWAILRVIAPGVFPHRAVFRRRFTRAVDDGDTGALHRLRVAVSPVVLARTKSRVASALPPKISNPVLVDLTDEQAQLYDAHLARVEDDGFGDGFERHGRILATLTRLKQICNHPGLVTGDTRVLTGRSGKLDVCTEILGDNLRTDSPTLVFTQYRDTGELLVRHLAEQFGVDVPFFHGGLPPGRRDELVADFQAGRGPGVMVMSLKAGGVGLTLTRACDVIHFDRWWNPAVEAQASDRVHRIGQQRPVTITTLTSATSLEEHIDDLHRRKSALSAHADDSSALAELTGLSDERLIDVLRRNREVR; encoded by the coding sequence GTGCCGACGCTCCTCTCTGCCGGCGAACCGGGCGATTCCAGCGCGTCCGGTCCGGTCGCCGAGTCGGTACACGCCTGGCAGCGCACGCTCGCCGGTGATTTCGCGACGTCACTGCCTCTCGCCGCGCACGCCGAGGTCGACCCCACCGGCACCGCGATGACCACGGCCGAGTTCGCGCGCTCGGCGATGCGCGACTGCCTAGCCGCAGAGGACGCACTACGCATCTCGCTTCGAGCGAGCCTGCGGCCGTATCAGATCCGCGGCGTCGCATGGCTCGCCCGTACCGCGGAGGTCACCGGTGGCGCCGTGCTGGCCGATGAGATGGGACTCGGCAAGACCGTCCAGGCCATCGGGCTGCTGACGCTTCGGGCACACGAGGGACCCCAACTGGTCGTCTGCCCGACGAGCCTCGTGACCAACTGGGCACATGAGATGACCCGCTTCGCGCCGACACTCGACGTGCACACCGGACCTCTCGATCACACCCCGGAGGCGCCCGGTTCGGTCGCCGTGATCTCCTACGCGAGACTGCGGTTGAGCATCGAGGCGATACGCCGGTATCCCTGGGCGACAGTCGTGTTCGACGAGGCGCAGGCCTTGAAGAACCCGCGGACCCAGGTCTCCCGCGCGGCCCGCTCCATCGATGCCCGCGCTCGCATCGCGTTGACGGGCACGCCCATCGAGAACAGTCTCGACGACCTCTGGGCGATCCTCCGCGTCATCGCGCCCGGAGTGTTCCCCCACCGGGCGGTGTTCCGACGCCGATTCACCAGGGCCGTGGACGACGGTGACACCGGAGCACTGCACCGACTCCGGGTCGCGGTGTCGCCGGTGGTGTTGGCGCGCACCAAATCCCGCGTGGCGTCGGCACTGCCACCGAAGATCTCCAATCCCGTTCTCGTCGATCTGACCGACGAGCAGGCGCAGCTCTACGATGCCCATCTCGCCCGCGTGGAAGACGATGGCTTCGGCGATGGATTCGAGAGGCACGGAAGGATTCTCGCCACCCTCACCCGGCTCAAACAGATCTGCAACCATCCCGGTCTCGTCACCGGCGACACCCGAGTGCTCACGGGCCGCTCGGGCAAACTCGATGTGTGCACAGAGATTCTCGGCGACAACCTGCGTACCGACTCCCCCACGCTCGTCTTCACCCAGTACCGCGACACGGGCGAACTCCTGGTCCGTCACCTCGCCGAGCAGTTCGGTGTCGACGTCCCGTTCTTCCACGGCGGTCTTCCACCGGGCCGGCGCGATGAACTCGTCGCCGACTTCCAGGCCGGCCGGGGCCCCGGGGTGATGGTGATGAGTCTCAAGGCCGGCGGCGTCGGACTCACCCTTACTCGCGCGTGCGACGTCATCCATTTCGATCGCTGGTGGAATCCCGCGGTCGAGGCCCAGGCCTCCGATCGGGTACACCGCATCGGTCAGCAGCGTCCGGTCACGATCACGACCCTCACGTCGGCCACCTCTCTCGAGGAGCACATCGACGACCTGCACCGCCGCAAGTCCGCACTCAGCGCGCACGCCGACGACTCCTCGGCCCTCGCCGAACTGACCGGCCTGAGCGACGAGCGGCTGATCGACGTCCTGCGCCGCAATCGGGAGGTGCGATGA
- a CDS encoding TetR/AcrR family transcriptional regulator, giving the protein MARNKRPQAADEKRQEIVAAARRLFIEGGYEATSMSRLAKEAGVAPNTIYWYFDDKDDVLVAVVSAVMADVWPQYQAIADEPIAARVLWIVRRLTEMSGLVTTVHSRVPHSSAVAEWHNNFHLLTATLFRAELETAGVPAETVDAEVMIAVFTVEGLLMHTQDEGEQRAICETLAHRWPSATS; this is encoded by the coding sequence GTGGCGCGGAACAAGAGGCCGCAGGCTGCCGACGAGAAGCGCCAGGAGATCGTCGCGGCCGCCCGGAGGCTGTTCATCGAAGGCGGATATGAGGCGACGTCGATGAGCAGGTTGGCGAAGGAAGCCGGGGTGGCGCCCAACACCATCTACTGGTATTTCGATGACAAGGATGACGTGCTCGTTGCAGTCGTGTCTGCCGTCATGGCCGATGTCTGGCCCCAGTATCAGGCAATTGCAGACGAGCCGATCGCCGCTCGGGTGTTGTGGATCGTGCGGCGATTGACCGAGATGAGCGGTCTGGTGACCACAGTGCACTCTCGCGTACCACACTCCTCTGCAGTAGCGGAGTGGCACAACAATTTTCACCTCCTCACGGCCACCTTGTTCCGTGCCGAGCTGGAAACAGCAGGCGTCCCTGCGGAGACCGTCGACGCCGAGGTGATGATCGCCGTCTTCACCGTCGAAGGACTGTTGATGCATACGCAAGACGAAGGCGAACAGCGCGCCATATGCGAGACATTGGCCCATCGGTGGCCATCGGCCACGAGCTAG
- the aztD gene encoding zinc metallochaperone AztD, which produces MFAQRTNLTRSLAILTAASFALVACGSEDSGDSTPAAPSSAKAVEQQSATPRLALSYDGGILVLDAESLEQVADLPVDGFIRLNSADNGRNVFVSESDGFRVLDMGTWTRQHGDHGHHYTTTPALTDMTFGGEEPGHVVPHDSRITLFTDGTGEVEIVEPAELLRGNPASTSFTLPEPHHGVAVFREDGTVVVTVGNEDSRSGVAILDGERKEIVRNDQCPGVHGEAAGADGVLAFGCEDGLLIVRGNDIRKVDSPDPYGRIGNQAGSDESPIILGDYKSDPDAELERPTRFSLTDTRTGQLRLVDLGTSYSFRSIERGPGGSAVILGTDGALHVFDVNTATKTATIPAIGAWTEPDEWQSPMPNVVVQEGIAYVSDPAAKKIVAIDLNKNEKVGEAGLPHETIELAAVTG; this is translated from the coding sequence GTGTTTGCACAACGGACAAATCTGACCCGATCTCTGGCGATCCTCACCGCCGCATCGTTCGCGCTCGTCGCCTGTGGCAGCGAGGATTCCGGTGACTCGACGCCCGCTGCCCCCAGTTCGGCCAAGGCCGTCGAACAGCAGAGCGCCACACCGCGTCTCGCGCTCAGCTACGACGGCGGCATCCTGGTTCTCGACGCGGAGTCGCTCGAGCAGGTGGCCGACCTTCCGGTCGACGGCTTCATCCGACTCAACAGCGCCGACAACGGCCGAAACGTGTTCGTCTCCGAGTCGGACGGATTCCGGGTTCTCGACATGGGGACCTGGACGCGCCAGCACGGCGACCACGGTCACCACTACACGACCACTCCGGCCCTCACCGACATGACCTTCGGCGGCGAGGAGCCCGGACACGTTGTGCCCCATGACTCCCGGATCACACTCTTCACCGACGGGACCGGCGAGGTCGAGATCGTCGAACCCGCCGAACTCCTCCGTGGCAACCCGGCATCGACCTCGTTCACACTCCCCGAGCCCCACCACGGGGTCGCGGTGTTCCGGGAGGACGGCACCGTCGTCGTCACCGTCGGCAACGAGGACTCGCGCAGCGGGGTCGCGATCCTCGACGGTGAGCGCAAGGAGATCGTGCGCAACGACCAGTGCCCGGGAGTGCACGGTGAGGCCGCCGGCGCCGACGGTGTCCTCGCCTTCGGTTGTGAGGACGGCCTTCTCATCGTGCGAGGGAACGACATCCGCAAGGTGGACAGCCCCGACCCCTACGGCCGGATCGGCAACCAGGCAGGCAGCGACGAGTCCCCGATCATCCTCGGCGACTACAAGTCCGACCCCGACGCCGAACTCGAACGCCCGACGCGCTTCTCGCTCACCGACACCCGCACCGGTCAGCTCCGTCTCGTCGATCTCGGCACCTCGTACAGTTTCCGGTCCATCGAGCGTGGTCCCGGAGGTTCCGCGGTGATCCTGGGAACCGACGGCGCCCTGCACGTTTTCGACGTCAACACGGCCACGAAGACCGCCACCATCCCGGCGATCGGTGCGTGGACCGAACCGGACGAGTGGCAGTCCCCGATGCCGAACGTCGTCGTCCAGGAGGGCATCGCCTACGTCAGCGATCCGGCGGCGAAGAAGATCGTCGCCATCGATCTGAACAAGAACGAGAAGGTCGGTGAGGCGGGACTGCCGCACGAGACCATCGAGCTCGCCGCCGTCACGGGCTGA
- a CDS encoding glycosyltransferase produces MVQRTHPLVIEEAPAPSVPDTSIERVMVVGSGPHFVSGISYYTHALSEALGTRYDTSVVLMRRLLPTRMYPGAERVGEPIADLEYPREMHVYDGVDWFWFPSMFRALLLLWRRRPHVVTFQWWTGTVAHSYLLLAAVARCRGSRIIMEMHEIQDTGEADIPLVRRYTRIMMTLLLRLVDGFVIHSEADLVPLATTYPIGSKPVEVVRHGPFRQYSSSSRPARVAPADCTNLTYFGTIRPYKGLEDLISAFETLENPERFWLTVIGETWEGWELPAQRIGTSPLAHRITFVNRYVTDAEAASWLAGADALVLPYRRSSASGPLHVGMSLGLPVAITAVPSLTEAARGYDGCVFFPSGDIGALRDALVTVATMRDTTFDDPASWQHSVQAYGDLVGRIDARARR; encoded by the coding sequence GTGGTTCAACGGACTCACCCGTTGGTGATCGAGGAGGCCCCCGCACCCTCGGTACCGGACACCAGCATCGAGCGGGTGATGGTCGTGGGTTCCGGGCCGCACTTCGTGAGCGGGATCAGCTACTACACGCACGCTCTCAGCGAAGCGCTCGGTACGCGGTACGACACTTCGGTCGTCCTGATGCGACGTCTGCTGCCGACCCGGATGTACCCGGGCGCGGAACGGGTCGGCGAACCCATCGCCGACCTCGAGTATCCACGGGAGATGCACGTCTACGACGGGGTCGACTGGTTCTGGTTCCCGTCCATGTTCCGGGCCCTCTTGCTGTTGTGGCGGCGTCGCCCGCACGTGGTCACCTTCCAGTGGTGGACCGGGACCGTCGCGCACAGCTATCTGTTGCTCGCCGCGGTGGCACGGTGCCGCGGATCGCGAATCATCATGGAGATGCATGAGATACAGGACACCGGCGAGGCGGACATACCTCTCGTGCGTCGGTACACCCGCATCATGATGACGCTCCTGCTGCGACTCGTCGACGGCTTCGTCATCCACTCCGAGGCGGATCTGGTACCCCTTGCCACGACCTATCCGATCGGCTCGAAACCCGTCGAGGTCGTACGGCACGGGCCCTTCCGGCAGTATTCGTCGAGTTCCCGACCGGCGCGGGTGGCGCCGGCGGACTGCACCAACCTGACCTACTTCGGCACCATCCGGCCCTACAAGGGGCTCGAGGATCTCATCTCTGCGTTCGAGACCCTCGAGAACCCGGAACGGTTCTGGCTGACGGTGATCGGGGAGACCTGGGAAGGGTGGGAGCTGCCCGCCCAGCGCATCGGCACGAGTCCGCTCGCCCATCGGATCACCTTCGTCAACCGCTACGTGACCGACGCCGAGGCGGCGAGCTGGCTCGCCGGCGCGGACGCCCTGGTCCTGCCGTACCGGAGATCGTCGGCCAGCGGCCCGTTGCACGTCGGCATGTCCCTCGGCCTGCCCGTGGCGATCACCGCCGTACCGTCCCTGACGGAGGCGGCGCGGGGTTACGACGGCTGCGTGTTCTTCCCGTCGGGGGACATCGGTGCCCTGCGCGATGCCCTCGTCACCGTCGCGACGATGCGCGACACGACCTTCGATGATCCCGCGTCCTGGCAGCATTCGGTGCAGGCGTACGGAGATCTCGTGGGCCGAATCGACGCACGGGCTCGCCGGTGA
- a CDS encoding alpha/beta hydrolase yields the protein MRRVGLVMMLAAVLASTGCSTVDDGGLTRDRVVVDGENTVGVVDADVTTRGVVVYFHGLDEDESILEKDDPHRSLVRDLTDAGYAVVASRAGGNAFGNNASQLNYAELATWAADRYRVSDVFFLAESMGAIAAMNLLAKDPDLRPRGLAAIGPALNFDQAPADYRTSIADANPDPAAVDPMQLPVESLSGSNIRFYVSPSDTLVPTSANADAFRARFGGVADISIVECTGPHLDPSCLQGEDVVTWFNGLTRW from the coding sequence ATGCGCCGTGTCGGCCTCGTCATGATGCTGGCGGCAGTGCTCGCGTCGACGGGGTGCTCGACGGTCGACGACGGCGGCCTCACCCGTGACCGCGTGGTCGTGGACGGGGAGAACACTGTGGGGGTCGTCGACGCGGATGTGACCACACGAGGCGTCGTCGTCTACTTCCACGGGCTCGACGAAGACGAGTCGATCCTCGAGAAGGATGACCCGCACCGGTCTCTCGTGCGCGATCTCACGGACGCGGGCTACGCGGTCGTGGCCAGTCGTGCGGGCGGAAATGCATTCGGAAACAATGCGTCCCAGCTGAACTACGCCGAGTTGGCGACCTGGGCGGCCGACCGGTATCGCGTCTCCGACGTGTTCTTCCTCGCGGAGTCGATGGGAGCGATCGCCGCGATGAACCTGCTGGCGAAAGATCCGGACCTGCGGCCCCGAGGGCTCGCCGCGATCGGGCCCGCGCTGAATTTCGACCAGGCGCCTGCCGACTATCGGACGAGTATCGCGGACGCGAACCCCGATCCGGCTGCGGTCGATCCGATGCAACTGCCGGTGGAATCATTGAGCGGCAGCAACATCCGCTTCTACGTGAGCCCGTCGGACACCCTGGTCCCGACGTCGGCGAATGCCGATGCGTTCCGCGCGCGGTTCGGTGGCGTGGCGGACATCTCGATCGTCGAATGCACGGGACCGCACCTGGATCCGTCGTGCCTGCAAGGAGAGGATGTGGTGACGTGGTTCAACGGACTCACCCGTTGGTGA
- a CDS encoding TetR/AcrR family transcriptional regulator, which yields MSTADDARVLVRLLWRAEAGVEGPRRGPRQRVSIDDIVTTAIRLADAGGLDAVSMRALAAEMGVGPMSLYTYVPTRDVLVALMVDQVAADVPMPSSSPTVVESLAGVARALRAECLAHPWLLEATPWRQVLGPHRLARYERQLELLESADISDVQRDNIIALIGAFVTGNAREAVGERSAAVETGMSDARWWEIVGPELAAVVPDGAFPLADRVGSAVGELHQAPGAPDDAFEFGLMRVLDGLRPLLS from the coding sequence GTGTCGACCGCTGATGACGCACGCGTGCTGGTTCGGCTGTTGTGGCGGGCCGAGGCCGGAGTCGAGGGTCCGCGGCGCGGTCCGCGACAGCGGGTCTCGATCGACGACATCGTGACGACGGCGATCCGCCTCGCCGATGCGGGGGGACTCGACGCGGTGTCGATGCGCGCGCTGGCCGCCGAGATGGGCGTCGGGCCGATGAGCCTCTACACCTACGTACCGACACGTGACGTCTTGGTGGCGCTGATGGTCGACCAGGTGGCGGCGGACGTGCCAATGCCTTCGAGCTCGCCGACCGTGGTGGAGTCGCTGGCGGGTGTCGCGCGTGCACTGCGCGCCGAGTGTCTCGCTCACCCGTGGCTGCTGGAGGCCACGCCCTGGCGCCAGGTGCTGGGGCCCCACCGGCTCGCCCGCTATGAGCGACAGCTCGAGCTGCTCGAGTCTGCCGACATCTCGGATGTGCAGCGCGACAACATCATCGCACTGATCGGCGCCTTCGTGACCGGCAACGCCCGCGAAGCGGTCGGGGAGCGGTCGGCAGCCGTGGAGACCGGGATGAGCGATGCGCGATGGTGGGAGATCGTCGGCCCCGAACTCGCGGCGGTCGTTCCTGACGGCGCGTTCCCCCTTGCGGACCGGGTCGGGAGTGCGGTCGGTGAGCTCCATCAGGCGCCCGGTGCCCCCGACGACGCCTTCGAGTTCGGGCTCATGCGCGTACTCGACGGATTGCGACCGTTGCTGTCCTGA
- a CDS encoding 2'-5' RNA ligase family protein gives MAHSLELLLDDSSDQQVRAEWAALATAGLPHQGRVASATNRPHVTLVAASRIDPQADAALAGVAMRLPVGMRLGAPIVFGAGTRSTLARLVVPSSELLSVHAQVCRLSADFVESGQSGATATPGSRGSAFAHTAPGQWTPHVTLARRMDAEQLVRALAVLDPRAEIVGEFTALRRWDPDEGADVVLAGRAC, from the coding sequence GTGGCCCACTCGCTCGAACTCCTCCTCGACGACTCGTCCGACCAGCAGGTTCGTGCCGAATGGGCCGCACTCGCCACGGCGGGATTGCCCCATCAGGGGCGCGTCGCCTCGGCGACCAACCGGCCCCACGTGACGCTCGTGGCCGCGTCGCGGATCGATCCCCAGGCCGATGCGGCGCTCGCCGGGGTGGCCATGCGCCTGCCGGTCGGCATGCGGCTCGGCGCTCCGATCGTCTTCGGCGCCGGCACCCGATCGACGCTCGCACGACTCGTGGTGCCGTCGAGCGAACTCCTCTCGGTCCATGCGCAGGTCTGCCGGCTGTCCGCCGACTTCGTCGAGTCCGGACAGTCGGGCGCCACGGCGACGCCCGGGAGTCGCGGGTCCGCGTTCGCGCATACCGCCCCCGGGCAGTGGACTCCGCACGTCACCCTCGCACGACGGATGGACGCCGAGCAGCTCGTCCGGGCACTGGCCGTCCTCGACCCGCGCGCCGAGATCGTCGGCGAGTTCACCGCGCTCCGCCGCTGGGACCCCGACGAGGGAGCCGACGTGGTGCTCGCGGGGCGGGCCTGCTGA
- a CDS encoding SWIM zinc finger family protein translates to MTAGPPAEFGFSRWGAEIVRLAEPISTRSPNPLAPRARSVARNGGVTLTVDGRSVSGLVQRGGEASVAHLEFGPMTSATASALRELLGASTEPTDDMYHRLVEAAAWSPAGLDVADCSCRARGDRCLHILATLYSLAAAVDREPALALRLRDFEGSLDGSSVDAAPDPDAPSSRIPPRWSALTAFDVRDYWQSGPRADLPR, encoded by the coding sequence ATGACCGCCGGCCCACCCGCCGAGTTCGGCTTCAGCCGCTGGGGTGCCGAGATCGTCCGGCTCGCCGAGCCGATCTCGACGCGCTCTCCCAACCCGCTCGCGCCACGCGCCCGCAGTGTCGCCCGCAACGGCGGTGTCACGCTGACGGTCGACGGACGATCGGTCAGCGGTCTGGTCCAACGGGGTGGCGAGGCGTCGGTGGCACATCTCGAATTCGGCCCGATGACCTCGGCCACCGCGTCAGCCCTGCGCGAGCTGCTCGGCGCGTCCACCGAACCGACCGACGACATGTACCACCGGCTGGTCGAGGCCGCGGCGTGGTCGCCCGCCGGTCTCGATGTCGCCGACTGTTCGTGTCGCGCGCGCGGCGATCGGTGCCTACACATCCTCGCGACGCTGTACTCGCTCGCCGCCGCGGTCGACCGGGAGCCCGCCCTTGCCCTCCGGCTCCGCGACTTCGAGGGATCACTCGACGGCTCGTCCGTCGACGCCGCACCGGATCCCGACGCACCATCGAGTCGGATACCCCCGCGCTGGTCGGCGCTGACCGCCTTCGATGTCAGGGACTACTGGCAGTCCGGGCCTCGCGCCGACCTCCCTCGCTGA
- a CDS encoding alpha/beta hydrolase, whose product MTRQFTFVRSDVTFDSGDVQCAAWLYRPDGVVNPPIVVLAHGFAAFRELRLDAYAARFAQAGYASLVFDYRHWGASGGSPRRILDIGKQHGDWDAAIAYVRGLEGVDTRRVVAWGSSFGGGHVLRLAAHDHDVVAAIVQVPHVSGPASAFSQSPTLVARLIIAGARDQFRAWTGRTPYRMAAIGRPGDVAMMTSPGAYEQVERMGDMREELLAENDVAARIALRVPFYSPGRHAAAINVPVLVQLAAKDDVTPIDKAQAVARRIPKGEVHTYDCGHFEPYLDPYFETIVADQLDFLDRHVGDPR is encoded by the coding sequence ATGACGCGTCAGTTCACCTTCGTTCGATCCGATGTCACGTTCGATTCCGGCGATGTCCAGTGCGCAGCCTGGCTCTACCGCCCGGATGGGGTCGTGAACCCGCCCATCGTCGTCCTCGCTCACGGTTTCGCCGCATTCCGCGAACTGCGGCTCGACGCCTACGCCGCACGGTTCGCGCAGGCCGGGTATGCCTCGCTCGTCTTCGACTACCGCCATTGGGGTGCCAGTGGCGGGTCGCCGCGTCGCATTCTCGACATCGGAAAACAGCACGGTGACTGGGATGCCGCAATCGCCTACGTTCGGGGCCTGGAGGGCGTCGACACGCGGCGCGTGGTGGCGTGGGGGTCGTCTTTCGGCGGCGGCCACGTCCTGAGACTGGCTGCCCACGACCACGATGTGGTCGCCGCGATCGTCCAGGTTCCGCACGTGAGCGGCCCCGCGTCAGCGTTCTCCCAGTCTCCAACACTGGTGGCGCGACTGATCATCGCCGGGGCGCGTGATCAATTCCGGGCGTGGACGGGACGGACGCCCTACCGGATGGCCGCGATAGGGCGACCCGGCGACGTCGCGATGATGACCTCGCCAGGCGCTTACGAGCAAGTCGAACGCATGGGGGACATGCGTGAGGAACTGCTCGCCGAAAACGACGTCGCCGCCCGGATCGCACTGCGCGTGCCCTTCTACTCTCCCGGACGTCACGCAGCGGCGATCAACGTCCCAGTGCTGGTCCAACTGGCAGCGAAGGACGACGTCACGCCGATCGACAAAGCCCAGGCTGTAGCGCGCCGCATACCGAAAGGCGAGGTGCACACCTACGATTGTGGCCATTTCGAGCCCTACCTCGACCCGTACTTCGAGACCATCGTCGCCGACCAGCTCGACTTCCTGGACCGCCACGTCGGCGACCCGCGATGA
- a CDS encoding glycoside hydrolase family 16 protein: MNRHRQRSRSGGLSRRYLWIALPLAVIAVLALVGGHQLGVGSSSADPERCTATAAQRGGWGSPSKLDSFDTEASLDNWWIYDGPGHADNGRRTPDAVAVSDGNLVITARPDGSSGGMAVRGGGSRFGRWEICSRSSVAAPTWHAVALLWPDTNDWPVGGEIDFMEIIDPLRRSVEYNLHYGAQDDIEHHRVEVDATRWHAWAVEWTPRRIAVYLDGELWAQSTDVSRFPPRSMHLCLQLDNFGGPTVPGGEMLVDWVTEYSV; the protein is encoded by the coding sequence GTGAACCGCCACCGTCAACGGAGTCGCTCCGGAGGGCTGTCCCGTCGATACCTCTGGATCGCGTTGCCGCTCGCGGTCATCGCCGTCCTCGCCCTGGTCGGTGGTCATCAGCTCGGCGTCGGGTCGTCATCGGCGGATCCGGAACGGTGCACCGCCACCGCGGCGCAGCGTGGGGGATGGGGGAGTCCGTCGAAACTGGATTCCTTCGACACCGAGGCCTCGCTGGACAACTGGTGGATCTACGACGGTCCGGGTCACGCCGACAACGGCCGTCGGACGCCCGACGCGGTGGCCGTCTCGGACGGCAACCTGGTCATCACCGCCCGCCCGGACGGCAGCTCGGGCGGGATGGCCGTTCGCGGCGGGGGCAGCAGATTCGGGCGCTGGGAGATCTGCTCGCGGTCCTCGGTGGCCGCGCCGACGTGGCACGCGGTGGCGCTGCTGTGGCCCGACACCAACGACTGGCCGGTCGGAGGCGAGATCGATTTCATGGAGATCATCGATCCGCTCCGCCGTTCGGTCGAATACAACCTGCACTACGGAGCGCAGGACGACATCGAACATCACCGGGTGGAGGTCGACGCCACGAGATGGCACGCGTGGGCGGTGGAATGGACCCCGCGCCGCATCGCGGTGTACCTCGACGGAGAGCTGTGGGCGCAGAGCACCGACGTCTCCCGTTTTCCGCCCCGCTCGATGCACCTCTGTCTGCAACTCGACAACTTCGGCGGGCCGACGGTGCCGGGTGGCGAGATGCTCGTCGACTGGGTGACCGAGTATTCCGTGTAG